The Pseudomonas graminis region GGAGCTCGATCACTACCCCCAGGCCTACGAGCGTGCCCGTCAGGCCAAGGCGGAACTGGCCGAAGCGGTCAAAGCCAAGCCCGAGCTGGTCAAAGCCGTGGAACAAGGCCTGGCGGATTTTGATTCCAGCAAACCCGAAGGCTTCGATCGCCTGCACCGTTTGCTTGAGCAGCAGGATTACCGTCTGGCCAGCTGGCGCACGGCGGGTGACGACATCAACTGGCGGCGTTTCTTCGACATCAACGAGCTGGGCGGCCTGAAGGTTGAGCGCTCGCAGGTGTTCGAGGCCACCCACGGGAAGATTTTCGAACTCATCGCCAAAGGCCTCGTGGACGGCCTGCGCATTGACCACATCGATGGCCTGGCCGATCCGCGCGGTTACTGCCGTAAGCTGCGCCGTCGCGTCGACAGCCTGATGAAGCTGCGCCCGGCGGGCACTGAGGTGGATCGCCTGCCGATCTTCGTCGAGAAGATCCTCGGCCCTGATGAGCAACTGCGCACTGACTGGAACGTCGACGGCACCACCGGTTATGAATTCATGAACCAGGTGTCGTTGTTGCAGCACGACCCGAAAGGCGAAGCCGTGCTGGGCGAGCTGTGGAGCCGCGTCAGCGGGCGCACGGCCGACTTCAACAAGGAAGTGCTGGAAGCCCGCGATCTGGTCCTGCACGGCACCCTGGCGGGGGATTTCGAAAACCTGGCCCAGGCGCTGTTACAGGTGTCCCGCAGTGACGTGATGACCCGCGACCTGACCCTCGGTGCCATTCGCCGTGCGTTGCTGGCGCTGGTCAGCAACTTCCCGGTTTACCGCACCTACCTGACGGCATGCGGCCGTTCTGCTGAAGACGAGCGTTTCTTTCAGCAGGCCATGGACGGTGCACGCGAAATGCTCAGCGAAGGCGACTGGCCGGTGCTGGACTCGCTCAAGCTGTGGCTGGGTGGCGAGAAGCTCCGCGACTACCCGACGGGCCCGCTGCGCGAAATGCGCCGCAAGGCTGGCAACCGTTTCCAGCAGCTGACCTCCCCGGTGGCGGCGAAGTCGGTAGAAGACACCTCGTTCTATCGCTCTGCCGTGCTGCTCTCACGCAACGACGTGGGCTTCCATCCGCAACATTTCAGTGCGCCGGTGGAGGCGTTTCATCAGGTCTCCATCGAGCGGCACAAGAGCTTCCCGAACAACCTGCTGACCACCGCGACCCACGACCACAAGCGCGGCGAAGACACCCGCACCCGCCTGGCTGTGCTCAGCGAGCTGGCGCCGTGGTATGCCGAGCAAGTCGAGCGTTGGCAGCAGTTGTCGGCACCGCTCAAGTCGGGCGACACCCACATCAGCCCCGGTGACGAGTTGATGCTGTATCAGGCGATCATTGGCAGCTGGCCGCTGGACCTCGAAGGCGAGCCGGCCTTCGAAGCCTACGCAAAACGCCTGACTCAATGGCAGGAAAAGGCCCTGCGCGAAGCCAAACTGCACAGCAGCTGGAGCGCGCCCAACGAAGCCTACGAGACCGCTTGCCGCGAGTTTCTTCAGCACGTGCTGCTGAACGCTGACGGCCTGGCACTGCGCCAATCCATCGGTGCGACGGCCAATCGCATCGCAGCGGCCGGCGCGCTCAACAGTCTGGCGCAAACTTTGCTGCGTATGACCGCGCCCGGTGTGCCTGATCTGTATCAGGGCACCGAATTCTGGGACTTCAGCATGGTGGATCCGGACAACCGTCGTCCGGTAGATTACCCCGCTCGCGAACGTGCGTTGCAGGCGTCCGTGCCGGTCGCCGAGCTGTTGAACCAGTGGCACGACGGCCGGATCAAGCAGGCGTTGGTCGCCCAGGTGCTTAACTTGCGCAATGAGCATCCCGCGCTGTTTAGTGAAGGCGAATACCAACCCCTTGAAGTGGTGGGTGAAAAAGCCGACCACGTCATCGCTTTTGCCCGAGTGACGAAAAAGATGCGGGCTATTGTTGTGGTTCCGCGCTTGCCGGCTGAACTATTGGGCACTGCGCAAACTCCATTCATCAATGCAGCAAATTGGGGCGATACACGAATCAACCTGCCGTTCGCTGATTCACATCCAAATTGGAAGGGACTTTTTTCACAGGCTACAGTCACATCCAGCAAGGAAATGTTGCTCAGCGCAGCGCTCAAGGAAATTTCTGTAAACCTGCTTATACAAACCTTGTGATACCGGGAGTGTCGAGATGAGTGCCGACGAAAAAAGAATCAGCGAGCTTGCCCACCAGATCTGGGAAACGGAAGGCAAGCCACATGGGCAAGACGCCCGCCACTGGGAAATGGCTCGCAAGCTGGCCGCCGCCGAGGCGAAATCGCCTAAGAAACCGGCGGCTGCAAAGACGGCGAAGTCCAAGCTTGACGGCAAAGCGGAGCCCAAGGCTGCCGCCGCCAAATCTGCCCCTAAGGCTGCTGCAAAACCGGCTGCGAAGTCTGCTGCAAAGCCTGCAGAGAAGTCCGCTGATCAGACTGCGAGCAAGCCTGAGCCAAAAGCCGATGCCAAGCCCGCCGCCAAACCGGCAGCGAAGGCACCTGCAAAGCCCAAGTCCGCCGCAACCGGTGCTGCCGCTAAACCGGCCAAGCCAGCCGCCAAGCCTTCTGCCAAGAAGCCTGCCGCAGCTAAGCCTGCACCTTGATCGCATGCCCTAACGCGTCACTGCTGCGCAGCTAACACCCCTACCGCAGGGATCGCCTTAAAACGGTCTTGACCCTGCGGTAACTTTCAACCCTGTTGCATCGATGGCGCAGTCCTGTACTGAGGCCACGGCTTTGTTCGCCTTCAGGAACTCATTCGCACGTCAGGAATACACATGAGCACGCAAGATAAGAAATCCGCTACACAGAATGAATCCGGCAACGCTGGCAGCCCCGAAGTCACGGCCTCGCGCATTCGGGAAGGCCTGCCCTTCCCGCTCGGCGCCAGTTGGGACGGCCTCGGCGTCAACTTTGCCATCTTCTCCGCCAACGCCACCAAGGTCGAACTGTGCCTGTTCGACTCGGCCGGCGAAGTTGAGCTTGAGCGTATCGAGCTCCCGGAATACACCGACGAGATCTACCACGGTTACCTGCCCGACGCCCACCCGGGTCAGGTGTATGGCTACCGCGTTTACGGTCCGTACGATCCGAAAAACGGCCATCGTTTCAACCACAACAAGCTGCTGATCGACCCGTATGCCAAGCAACTGGTCGGCGAGTTGAAGTGGTCCGAGGCGCTGTTCGGTTACACCATCGGTCACCCGGACGACGACCTGAGCTTCGACGAACGTGACAGCGCGCCCTTCGTGCCGAAGTGCAAAGTCATCGACCCTGCCTACACCTGGGGCCGTGAACAGCGCGTGGACGTACCGTGGGACAAGACGATTTTCTACGAGACCCACACCCGCGGTTTCACCATGCGTCACCCGTCCGTGCCCGATGAAGTCAAAGGCACGTTCGCCGGCCTGATGGTCGATGACGTGATCAAGCACATCAAAGGTCTGGGCGTGACCTCGATCGAATTGCTGCCGATCCACGCCTTCGTCAACGACCAGCATCTGCTGGAAAAAGGCATGACCAACTACTGGGGCTACAACACCCTGGCGTTCTTTGCACCGGACCCGCGCTACCTGGCCCACGGCAAGATTTCCGAGTTCAAGGAAATGGTTGCGCACATGCACCATGCCAACCTGGAAGTGATTCTGGACGTGGTCTACAACCACACCGCCGAAGGCAACGAGCGCGGCCCGACCCTGTCGATGCGCGGTATCGACAACGCCTCGTATTACCGCCTGATGCCGGATGACAAGCGTTACTACATCAACGATTCCGGTACCGGCAACACCCTCGACCTGAGCCACCCGTGCGTCCTGCAGATGGTCACCGACTCGCTGCGTTACTGGGCAACCGAAATGCATGTCGACGGCTTCCGCTTCGACCTGGCCACCATCCTCGGCCGCTACCACGATGGTTTCAGCGAGCGCCACAGTTTCCTCGTGGCCTGCCGCCAGGACCCTGTGCTGCGTTCGGTGAAACTGATCGCCGAGCCATGGGACTGCGGCCCGGGCGGTTACCAGGTCGGCAACTTTGCGCCGGGTTGGGCGGAGTGGAACGACAAATTCCGCGACAACATCCGTGCGTTCTGGAAAGGCGACGAAGGCCAGCTCGCCGACTTCGCCAACCGCATGACCGCGTCCGGCAACCTGTTCAACCAGCGTGGCCGTCGGCCGTACGCGTCGGTGAACTTCATCACCGCCCACGACGGCTTCACGCTGCACGACCTGGTGTCGTACAACGACAAGCACAACGAGGATAACGACGAGAACAACCAGGACGGCAGCAACGACAACCGTTCATGGAACTGTGGCGTCGAAGGCCCGACGGATGATCCGGAAATCAACGCGCTGCGCCTGCGTCAGATGCGTAACTTCTTCTCAACGCTGTTGCTGGCCCAGGGCACGCCAATGGTGGTCGCCGGTGACGAGTTCGCCCGCACCCAGCACGGCAACAACAACGCCTACTGCCAGGACAGCGAGATCGGCTGGGTCAACTGGGACCTGGACGAAGACGGCAAGGCCCTGCTGGCCTTCGTCAAGCGCCTGATCAAGCTGCGTCAGTCGTACCCGATTCTGCGTCGTAGCCGCTTCCTGGTAGGCGATTACAACGAGGCACTGGGCGTAAAAGACGTGACCTGGCTGTCGCCAAGCGGCGAAGAGATGAGCATCGAGCAGTGGGAAGATCCAAATGGTCGCTGCCTGGGCATGCTGATGGATGGCCGCGCGCAGGAAACCGGTATCCGTCGTCGCGGCTCTGAAGCCACGCTGCTGCTGCTGGTCAACTCCCACCACGACGGCGTCAACTTCACGCTGCCGGAGGTGCCGGAAGGTCTCAACTGGACCAGCCTGATTGACACCAATCAGCCAGAGATCGATGGCACGGATCAGTTCGAGTTCGGCAGCGAGTACACGGTGACGCCGCGTTCGCTGTTGCTGTTTGAACTGCAAAAGGCTCCACAGGCGTAACGCGTTTCGCCTGCAGTCCAAGCGACACCCGCTTGCCCGCGATGGGGTCAGTGAGCCAGATGTAAGGGCTGACTGATCCGGTCGCGGGCAAGTGTCGTTTCAAGCCCCCCGTTTCCCCTCTGCGTTCCGTCCCTGTGCTGTGCCCCCCGGATTCATTGACTTTGTAGTCACGAATCGACCTTCGTGTTCTGAACTACAAATTATGTAGTGCCTTAAAATAATCACTACAAAACCGTTGACGAGGGCTTTTGCCGACGGCATAGTGCAGGCGTCTCCCCGATCGGGAGAGCTGGCAAAAGTATTCCGGGCCCGTTCGACACAGCCGTCGAACAACCTCTGGATGTGGGCTGCCCACAAGGCAGATTGATGAAGCGGAACCTGCAAGATCGACCCACCAGGCCGAGTGCTGGCGAAACGTCCTCATGACACTTGTGGTCGACCACTCAGTCGCACGTGTCCTCAAGACGTCCGCCCTTGCTCTACCGGATTCGACCTTCCTTCTCTGCGCTCATCAATACCCACACCCTCGCGGCCCGGCACCGGCTCTGTGTACCGACGGACCTTGCCTGTCAGCGACTGGAAGGACTGCGAATCGACGGACGATTCGCCATTGCGTTTGAACTCACTCGATAGATTAACCAGTGGTCAAAAAGGGGTAACAACCATGAACCTGAACAACCAACCTACCATTGATCAATTGGCTCGACTGTTCGCCGCACGCAAGGACTCCCTTGATAGCCACATCCTCTGGGTGTGCGAGGAAGGTAACGTGCACATGGACGGCCTGGGTGCCTGCACCGAAGAAGAACAGTTCGAGAGTCAGCACCCGCATATGCGTGCCCGGCTGAAGATGTACCGCAAGGGCCACGGCTACGTCGGCAAGAAGGCCGCAGCGGACAAGCAGTTCCTCGGTCAGGTGCTGGAAACCCTGAGCAGTGAGTGGGGCGCCGTTCAGCAAGCGCCTGGCCTGCGGGTCATTGACAAGCTCTGCTGATGGAAACGCCGTTGCCTGCCTGTCTTCGATGGGCAGGCAACGGCGATTTTTTCGCGGCGCTGCTCCTGTTGCAAGCCCCCTCATCCGCCTCCCCCGTTTTGTCTTGAACTTGGCACCACCGCGCTCTTCCAATGCATGCAGGCCGCTTCAACGGTTTCGCATCAATCCATGGAACAGACAACGCCCGTGTGCGTAATTAAGGTGCCGTAATGGATCTGGACAAGCTCAGCAAACACGTCAAAGCCGGCGAGATCACCGAGATCAACCTCATGTCGATCGAAGGTGGCTCGTACGCCATACATGCGCTCATGGACGGCAAATCCAATGCCATTACCAGCCCGGACGGCAAAGTCCTGCACGTAGCCTCGGTCGACGAAGCGCGCAAATGCCTGTCGTCCACCGAGGAAGTAAAACTGTTCATCGTCCACCCGGTGGTCTACGACGAAATGGTCGGGCAGCCGCACACTACTCCCGAAGCGCCCCGCCAGCCCATTCCGTTTCGCTCGGGTAACTGATCTAAACGCGTCGAGTGCGTGCCGGTTCTTGCTGAATGCACACATTGCATGAGTGGGACCGGCTTCAGCCGGGAAGAGACCTGCATGAGCACCCTCGATTCTGCGGCGTGACGCATGACCCCTTCCCGGCTAAAGCCGGTCCCACAAGTTCGCGACGAAGCAGCTTTCACTGGATGCATGCAAGACATTTAGTGGGACCGGCTTCAGCCGGGAAGTGGCCGGGTCGATCACCCGCGAAAATCGATGACGATCCTCGACTGCACTTCGCCGTCACCCAATTCTCTGAACACTTGGTTGATCTCGGCCAACGGCCGCACCTCGATGTCGGCCTTCACCTTGCCGTCGGCGGCGAAGGCCAGCGCTTCGGCCATGTCCTGCCGGGTACCGACGAACGATCCGCGCACGGTGATGCAATTGGCGACCACCTCGAACAACGACAAGGGGAACTCGCCCGGTGGCAATCCCACCAACACACAGGTGCCGCGTTTCCGCGTCATGCCCACCCCTTGCTTGAAGGCGGCCAGCGAAGGCGCGGTGATCAGCACGCCATGGCCCCCGCCATCGGTGAGGTCCTTTACAGCTTGCACCGGATCGCCGTGGCGGACATTCACCACCGCATCCGCACCCAGCCTGGTGGCATGGGCCAGCTTGCCGTCGTCGACGTCCACCGCACACACGCGCAGGCCCATCGCCCTGGCGTACTGCACCGCCAGATGCCCTAGCCCGCCAATCCCAGAGATCACGATCCACTGACCCGGCCTCACATCGGCCTCTTTGATGCCTTTGTAGGTGGTCACCCCGGCGCAGATGATCGGAGCGGCCTCATGGGGGGCGAGTCCGGCCGGAATGTGCGCGACGTATTCAGGGTCAGCGAGGATGTATTCGGCGAACCCGCCATTGCGGGTGTAGCCGCCGAACTCGGCGCTGGCGCACACCGTTTCCCAGGCGCTCAGGCAATACTCGCAATGACCACAGGCGGAATACAGCCACGGCACGCCGACGCGATCCCCCTCGCCTACGCTGGTCACGCCAGCGCCCAGGGCGACCACAATGCCGATGCCTTCATGGCCCGGAATGAAAGGCAGCGTCGGCTTCACCGGCCAGTCGCCCCGCGCCGCGTGCAAGTCGGTGTGACAGACCCCGCACGCTTCGGTCTTGATCAAAATTTGCCCGGGGCCCGGCGTGGGGATGTCCCAGTCACGGAGCACCAGTGGGCTGCCGAACGCTTCTACAACTGCCGCCTTCATTTTGCCTTTCATAGAGTCTGCCTTCGCCTGGGACGGGGTAAGTTCGAGTAGGGGGCGCGCATGATCAGTCATGGAGTTGCCTCATGAGCCTCCCATGATCGCGATGGGTTTGGCAGTGGCTGACTTGAATCAACCTACGGCCAGTGTGCTCGCCTGAAACGGGCCGCCATTGATCTGGATCAAGACGGCCTGACTCAGCCCTCCCCACTCATCCACTTCAGCAATGTCCGCTGTCACCGACCAGCGCACGTGCCTATGCTGCACCGCTCAAGGAGATGCACATGAATGCCCATCTGGCTGCCGTTCCCGGTTTACTTTTCAAATCAGACTGCGTTTTCTTCGATGGCGATGATCTGCGCCTTTCCCCTGGCATTAGCGTGCAGGACACCGAACGCTTGTCCTCTATGACGCTTTGATCGGGGAAAGCGCGATGTTCGCCGTCACCCTCATCAATATCGTGATCATCACCACGGTGGTGCTCGTGCACTACGAATGCCTGATTCGCCTCAATCAGCTCATGCCCAGGCTTGGGGTTCGGCATCGGTTCAGGGTCGTCATCGGCGTGCTGGGTGCACTGGTCGCCCACGCCGTTGAAGTCTGGATCTTTGCCCTGGGCTATTACCTGATGAACCGGTCAGACACATTGGGCCGCCTGACAGGAAATTTCGACGGCAGCTTCATGGACTCGGTGTACTTCTCGTTCACGACCTACACCACCATCGGTTTTGGCGACATCACGCCCAGCGGGCACCTGAAATACCTGACGGGGCTGGAAGCGTTGACGGGGCTGGTTCTGATCACCTGGACCGCATCGTTTCTGTTCATTGAGATGCAGCGTTACTGGGGGGCGGAGAAGGAGTGAGCCCGGGCGTGGGGGCGCTGAATGTCTTGCAGCAAACACATACCCCGCGGGAGTGACCGGGGTGGCGCTCCACCTTGCTCACGAAGACGGCATTCCAGTCGCTGAAGATCCAGCGGATGTTCCCAACCCTTCGCGAGCAAGCTCGCTCCCACAATTCGTGTATCCGTCCCCACATTCGCGTTGTTGTTTGATGAGAATGAGCTTGCTCACGGAAACGAGCAAGGTGGAGCGCCACCCCGGTCACTCCCACGCATCCGTATCAAACCCGAACATTTGATTGTTCGCGGATCCTGTGGGAGTGACCGGGGTGGCGCTCCACCTTGCTCACGAAGACGGCATTCCAGTCGCTGAAGATCCAGCGGATGTTCCCACCCCCAGCAGACCGACGCCCATGACCGCTATGTCGGCAGGCGCCTCTGAACAGCTTTTAGAATGCCAATTTGTACCCGATCGCCAGCAGCATCAGCGCCAGGCACGGACGCAGGATGGCGTCGGGGATGCGGCCGGTCAGGTGGCTGCCGATATAGATCCCCGGCAGCGAGCCCATCAGCAGGTAGCCGAGCATCGACCAGTCCATGTTGCCCATACTGGCGTGGCCGACGCCGGCGACGAGGGTCAGGGGGACGGCATGGGCGATTTCGGTGCCGACCAGGCGCCGGGTTTCGAGGAAGGGGTAAAGCAGGAACAGCGCCACGGTGCCGAGCGCGCCGGCGCCGATGGACGTGAGCGCAACCATGGTGCCCAGGATGACGCCGGTCAGCACCGTCAGCCCGTTCAGGCTTCGGCTACTGAGGCGGTAACGATCACCGGCGTGGCGTTGGGCAAATGCCAGCAGGCGTTTCTTGAAAAAGATCGCCAGGGCCGTCAGCAGCAGCACCACGCCCAGCGCCTGTTTGATCACCAGGTTCATCGCGTCCGGTGCGGTGTGCAGGGTGTTCAGGTACCACAGCGTCAGCCCGGCAGCCGGCACGCTGCCCAGGGTCAGCCAGCCGGTAATGCCCCAGTCGATGTTGTCGTTCTTTTTGTGAACCAGCACGCCGCCACTTTTGGTGATGGCGGCGTACAGCAGGTCGGTGCCGACCGCCGTGGCGGGGTTGATGCCGAACCACAGCAGAATCGGGGTCATCAGCGATCCGCCGCCTACCCCGGTCATGCCAACGATGAAACCGACCACCAGCCCTGCGACGACGAAACCTGCGTTGCCAAAATCCATGCTCTGCCTGACTGCACATTCAAAAGCCGGCGGGCAGGATAGCGATTTTTGCTCTAGGGACTGCGGTTTTTCTTATATCGAGCCTAGATCGAGACGTTCTATGGTTATAACCAAACGAACCAACGGCGCACACATGGCCCTTGTATCAAGGCTCGCCCTCCCAGTAATCCAGTGTCGCGTCGGGGCGCTGCACGGCCGCAAAAGCGCGTGCTCCATTGATGGTGACCATCGCCTGATACTTGCCGGAGTCCGGGTATTCGCACACCTCAGGCGTCTCGCGGGTGCTGATGGATAAATACTTCAGCGGCGCGTCAGAAGTGTTGATGATCTGATGGGGGTACTCCGGACCGGGCGGAATGAAGATCACATCGCCGCTGCGGATCGGCAGCATTTGCCCTGCAACCCGCAGTGTGCCCTCGCCGTCGAGGATGACGAACATCTCTTCCTGAGCATAATGAAAATGATAGGGGCAAGAACGCTTGCCCGGCGCGACGATGTCCACCGACGCGCCCAGCTTCTGCGCGGCGGTGTCGGTGCCCAGGCGTGCGGCGTCGCTCTCGTACAGCGGGTCGCGGCGCTCGTGCTGCAGCGGCACATCGTTGAAATTGCGAATCAGGCGCGCGGCCAGTTCGGCGGGGTCATTGCTCATGCTCACTCCATCAGGAAACGGCGGTATCGATCACGGCTCGCACAACAGAGGCTTAGCGCAAGCCGCACGCTTCAACGTGTCGCAACGATGAACAAGCGCGGGAACGGCAGCAGCACCGTGCCGTCGTCCAGCGCCGGGTAGGCCTGGCTGATCGCCCGCAGATACGTTTCGAGAAACGCTTGTTGCGCAGCCTCGTCGAGCTTTTGCAAATAGGGCCGCAGCGCAGATCCCTTGAACCACTCGACCACCGCCCCGTGCCCACCGGCAAGTGGGTGATGATAGGTGGTGCGCCAGACATCGACCTCAGCGCAATGGGGTCGCAGCAGCTCGAAATAATAGGCCGCTGGGTGTCGGTCCGGGTGTGTGACGTCGCCGATCCTGCTCGCCCACTCGCTGCTCGCGGCGATTTCCCGTGCCAGACGATGGGCTGGCTCCTCCAGGTTGTCCGGCGTCTGCACCGCCAGCACGCCACCGGAATTCAGCCGGCTGACCAGCCGCGGATACAGCGCCGCGTGGTCGGGCACCCATTGCAGCGAGGCGTTGGCAAGGATCACGTCGTAGGTCTGCGCCGGGTTCCAGGCGCCGATGTCGGCCAGCTCGAATGCCACGTTTGGCAGCCGCTGACGGGCGTCACGCAGCATGTCGTCGGAGCTGTCCAGCCCCGTCACCGTGGCATCGGGAAAACGCTCGGCAAGGACTTCGGTTGAATTACCGGGACCGCAGCCGAGGTCGACGGCGATTTGTGCGGACGCCAGAGGAATGGCGGCGACGAGGTCGCGGACCGGTCGGGTGCGTTGCTGCTCGAACAGGGAGTACTGCGTGGCGGACCAGCTCATCGGGCCTTCCTTTTGGGTGTACAGAGTGGGGTGTACAGAATGGCGAGAGTAGAACGCGCGGGCCGGGAGTACAAATGAGGTGAGCGGCAAGCCACAAGCTGCAAGCTGCAAGTGGTCGGCAGCAAGCAGCGGGGGTTCAGATCATGACTCGGCGGGTCAGGTGCCCGCCCGAGACCGGGTAGGACACGTACAGGCCTGCCTCCACCTGGGCCCGGGATGCATGGGCGTGGGCGCGGACTTTGTGCGCCGCTGCCAGCAGGCGTTGCGCATCAAGTGCTCGCTGAGACACGGCATCGACGATGGCTTGGGCGAGGTCGTCCAGGCCAGCGTCTGCTGACAGGAGCAACAGATGCGCGCCGGCATTCAGGGCCGCGATGGCGGTGTCGGCGATGCTGTTGCCGCGCAGGATGGACACGGCGTCGAGGTCGTCGGACACGATGAGCCCATCAAAACCCAAGGTCTCTCGCAGCATGCCGATCACCGCCGCCGAGGTGCTGGCCGACTGCTGCGGATCCAGCGCCGGGAACACCGCAGGCCCGGGCATGATCGCCCCGGCGCCGGCTGCAATGACCTGCCTGAACACGTCCATCCCGTCGCTGAGCGCGGCGGCGTCATCGGGCACGAATGCCCGCGCTGTCGCCGGGTCGTGCTCGAGCCGGTGATGACCGGGAAAGTGCTTGGCCGTGGCGATCACGCCGGCACGCTGCACACCCCGGATGAATGCGCAGGCAATGCGCGCCACTTCGACGGGATCGGGACCGAGATTGCGCTGATGCAGCCAGGGGTTGACCCCGGTGACCACGTCGACAATGGGCGCCAGAACGAGATTGACGCCCATGACCCGCGCCGAGCTGGCCATTTCATAACAGCGCGCCTCGATGTCTTCGGTGCTCATCTGCTTCAGTTCGGTCGAGCTCGGCATGCCGGGGACCAGACCGTGCAGGCGCTGGATACCGCCGAGCTCCTGGTCCACAGCGATCAGCACAGGTGCCGCCGCGAAGAGCGCCGCCTCCCTGGCAATCGCGGAAAAATGCCCATGGGTCTCTGCGCGGCGGCGCTCGAAACTCATGCTCCGGGCCAGGTATTCGTCGCGGGTCTCGCCCAGTAAAACCGACACCCCGCCGGCTTGCAGATGGCGACGCAGGGGTTCATCCAGCGCCAGTCCGGAAATCGCGGGCATGAGGACTGAGCGCGCAGCCCTTTGCAATTCATCGTGTGGCATATGCTCTCCGTCAATCAGGCGATGACGAGCAGAAGCCGCAACACTACGACTGCTCGTTTATGCTCACTTTATTCATTAAACGAGCAATGTCAATCGAACCGAGCAACATGCGGCGGAGTGGCGTGGAGGGTCAAACGCTTAAAAAAACCCTCACCGGCTCGACGCACGCCGCAGCCAACAGGCGTGGACGAGAGATAAAAATTTTGATCACCCGTGCTTTTCATTTGCACAGTTGCTGGTCAACATAGGCGCCCATCGACCCGGTCGAACTG contains the following coding sequences:
- the tam gene encoding trans-aconitate 2-methyltransferase → MSWSATQYSLFEQQRTRPVRDLVAAIPLASAQIAVDLGCGPGNSTEVLAERFPDATVTGLDSSDDMLRDARQRLPNVAFELADIGAWNPAQTYDVILANASLQWVPDHAALYPRLVSRLNSGGVLAVQTPDNLEEPAHRLAREIAASSEWASRIGDVTHPDRHPAAYYFELLRPHCAEVDVWRTTYHHPLAGGHGAVVEWFKGSALRPYLQKLDEAAQQAFLETYLRAISQAYPALDDGTVLLPFPRLFIVATR
- a CDS encoding glycoside hydrolase family 3 protein — its product is MPHDELQRAARSVLMPAISGLALDEPLRRHLQAGGVSVLLGETRDEYLARSMSFERRRAETHGHFSAIAREAALFAAAPVLIAVDQELGGIQRLHGLVPGMPSSTELKQMSTEDIEARCYEMASSARVMGVNLVLAPIVDVVTGVNPWLHQRNLGPDPVEVARIACAFIRGVQRAGVIATAKHFPGHHRLEHDPATARAFVPDDAAALSDGMDVFRQVIAAGAGAIMPGPAVFPALDPQQSASTSAAVIGMLRETLGFDGLIVSDDLDAVSILRGNSIADTAIAALNAGAHLLLLSADAGLDDLAQAIVDAVSQRALDAQRLLAAAHKVRAHAHASRAQVEAGLYVSYPVSGGHLTRRVMI